The following are from one region of the Mangifera indica cultivar Alphonso chromosome 14, CATAS_Mindica_2.1, whole genome shotgun sequence genome:
- the LOC123196884 gene encoding cysteine-rich repeat secretory protein 38-like — MSSSNLVSSLYIVAIAFLLHTAFGADPLFHFCSNPENFTANGPYEANLNKLISSLYVQTPPTGFGMSKVGDKPDQTYGLALCRGDVETSDCKTCVADASSEIRKRCPYNKAAIIWYDNCLFKYSDDDFFGQIDNKNKFYMWNVKSVSDPEAFNQKTKELLSKLAKDAYATPKLYAVGETDLSESEKLYGLTQCTRDLSSTDCKKCLDGIIGELPSCCDGKEGGRVVGGSCNFRYEIYPFVNA, encoded by the coding sequence ATGTCTTCTTCAAACCTTGTCTCTTCACTCTATATTGTAGCCATTGCTTTCCTTCTCCATACAGCTTTTGGAGCTGAtcctttatttcatttttgttcaaACCCTGAGAATTTCACAGCCAATGGACCCTATGAAGCAAACTTGAACAAACTCATAAGCTCCCTCTATGTTCAAACTCCTCCCACAGGCTTCGGAATGAGCAAAGTGGGTGACAAACCAGACCAGACATATGGGCTGGCTCTTTGTAGAGGTGATGTTGAAACTTCGGACTGCAAAACCTGCGTTGCTGATGCAAGCAGTGAGATTCGCAAGCGTTGTCCATACAACAAAGCAGCAATCATTTGGTATGATAACTGTCTTTTCAAGTACTCAGATGATGACTTCTTTGGCCAAATTGACAACAAAAACAAGTTCTATATGTGGAACGTAAAAAGTGTAAGCGATCCAGAGGCtttcaaccaaaaaacaaaagaattgcTAAGCAAACTGGCTAAAGATGCTTACGCAACTCCCAAATTGTATGCAGTGGGGGAAACGGACCTGAGTGAATCGGAGAAACTTTATGGGTTGACTCAATGCACCAGGGATCTGTCTAGCACCGATTGTAAGAAGTGTCTTGACGGCATAATTGGTGAACTTCCAAGTTGTTGTGACGGGAAAGAAGGAGGAAGAGTTGTGGGTGGAAGTTGTAACTTCAGATATGAGATATACCCGTTTGTTAATGCTTAA
- the LOC123196581 gene encoding protein TRACHEARY ELEMENT DIFFERENTIATION-RELATED 7A, protein MCYVGKATKIFIFIVTVLVVLGLVFGFGLLRHGIRKSHNCSGDSCHSPPNLFPNPGSNLPTPAGSSQPSPAPPDLGSTPPSPPNYSTPPDPGSIPPPSPPILTPPFQATPPTSNSILPPPTLSPTPQSSDITTGP, encoded by the coding sequence ATGTGTTATGTCGGAAAAGCAACAAAgatcttcattttcattgttACAGTGTTGGTGGTTCTGGGTCTTGTCTTCGGATTCGGACTCTTACGCCATGGCATCCGAAAATCTCATAATTGCTCCGGTGATTCTTGCCATTCTCCACCCAATCTCTTCCCAAACCCTGGCTCCAACCTTCCTACTCCTGCAGGCTCCTCCCAGCCCAGCCCAGCTCCCCCTGACCTCGGCTCAACTCCACCTAGCCCTCCAAATTATAGTACTCCTCCTGACCCTGGTTCAATTCCACCACCTAGCCCTCCTATACTAACTCCCCCTTTCCAGGCAACTCCGCCTACATCTAACTCAATTCTTCCGCCTCCGACACTATCCCCAACGCCACAGTCTTCGGATATTACAACGGGTCCTTAG